The Eriocheir sinensis breed Jianghai 21 unplaced genomic scaffold, ASM2467909v1 Scaffold6, whole genome shotgun sequence genome has a segment encoding these proteins:
- the LOC126993313 gene encoding peroxidase-like, translating into MSLPWKTPRNYKGFISMWMMWMMWMWNCGALVGPTFGCLIGRQFHHLRRGDRYWYEDDIPPSSFTKEQLYELCKTSLGRVICDSSDKLQHVQPKVMLEADSFLNAPMACQGKHIKGVDLKKWKTASPNFIIPDKMLQESIERARRDITNMRDSEVRRCRED; encoded by the exons ATGTCGTTGCCCTGGAAAACACCAAGAAACTACAAGGGATTTATAA GCATGTGGATGATGTGGATGATGTGGATGTGGAACTGTGGAGCGCTGGTCGGGCCCACGTTTGGCTGTTTGATTGGTCGCCAGTTCCACCACCTGAGGCGAGGCGATCGTTACTGGTATGAGGACGACATCCCGCCCTCCTCATTCACTAagg AACAACTTTACGAGCTCTGCAAGACCAGCCTGGGACGTGTGATCTGCGACAGCAGCGACAAGCTCCAGCACGTCCAGCCCAAGGTCATGCTGGAGGCTGATTCCTTCCT GAATGCCCCAATGGCCTGCCAGGGGAAGCATATCAAGGGTGTGgacctgaagaagtggaagaccgCCAGCCCCAACTTCATCATTCCCGACAAGATGCTTCAGGAGAGCATTGAGAGGGCCAGGCGCGACATCACCAACATGAGGGACTCTGAGGTGaggag ATGCCGCGAAGACTAG